From Micromonospora echinospora, one genomic window encodes:
- a CDS encoding helix-turn-helix domain-containing protein produces the protein MDSTDLLPVGRRVAYWRARRKLSQQVLADRLGKSKSWVDKVERGVRSLDKVSTLQDIAAVLRIDTAVLLGRDAQPSGVAERVEGVERIRAALSTYEIALERPAARRVLPADRLMREVTHVWTTFQHARYPQVVDLVPELVADAQRTHAHDPGAGRVPLVEAYRVTASLLMKLGAPDVAWLAVDRAIIAATGDRVLVAAAAVQLGQVLRESGRARVGKSVMLAAAYRIAPPVIEYGTPAELSLCGTLVVQAALAAARDGDDRTAAELINEAADMAARVGDGHDHHRTGFGPTAVQLARVAATMESGDAEEAVAWHEKAITRDGWRWLPAEHRAAHLIDAARAYQYADDPINAGRVLMEADRIAPAEIRHRPAGRDILAQVARDPAAPTTLIQLAATLGVG, from the coding sequence GTGGACAGCACTGATCTGCTGCCGGTAGGTCGTCGGGTGGCGTACTGGCGGGCTCGGCGGAAACTGTCGCAGCAGGTGCTCGCCGATCGGCTCGGCAAGTCGAAGAGTTGGGTGGACAAGGTCGAGCGGGGTGTCCGGTCGCTGGACAAGGTGTCGACGCTTCAGGACATCGCCGCCGTCCTACGGATCGACACGGCGGTGCTGCTCGGTCGGGACGCCCAGCCGTCCGGGGTGGCCGAGCGCGTCGAGGGTGTGGAACGGATCCGCGCAGCTCTGTCGACGTACGAGATCGCCTTGGAGCGCCCAGCGGCCCGCCGCGTGCTGCCGGCCGACCGCCTGATGCGGGAGGTCACACACGTGTGGACCACCTTCCAGCACGCCCGCTACCCGCAGGTCGTCGACCTGGTGCCAGAGTTGGTGGCCGACGCGCAGCGCACCCACGCCCACGATCCCGGAGCGGGTCGGGTGCCGCTGGTGGAGGCGTACCGGGTGACCGCATCGCTGCTGATGAAGCTCGGTGCCCCCGACGTGGCATGGCTGGCGGTCGACCGGGCGATAATCGCCGCTACCGGTGACCGGGTGTTGGTCGCTGCCGCTGCCGTGCAGCTCGGGCAGGTGTTGCGTGAATCGGGGCGGGCGCGGGTGGGGAAGTCGGTAATGCTGGCCGCCGCTTACCGCATCGCCCCACCCGTGATCGAATACGGCACCCCGGCCGAGCTGTCCCTCTGCGGCACCCTGGTGGTCCAGGCCGCTTTGGCCGCTGCCCGTGACGGAGACGACCGGACCGCCGCCGAGCTGATCAACGAGGCCGCCGACATGGCGGCGCGGGTAGGGGACGGTCACGACCACCATCGCACCGGATTCGGGCCGACAGCGGTTCAGCTCGCCCGCGTCGCCGCAACGATGGAGTCAGGCGACGCAGAGGAAGCCGTGGCCTGGCATGAAAAAGCGATCACGCGGGACGGGTGGCGGTGGCTGCCTGCCGAGCACCGCGCCGCCCACCTGATCGACGCCGCCCGCGCTTACCAGTACGCCGACGACCCGATCAACGCCGGCCGGGTCCTGATGGAGGCCGACCGGATAGCACCCGCTGAGATCCGCCACCGACCAGCCGGCCGGGACATCCTCGCCCAGGTCGCCCGAGATCCCGCCGCCCCGACAACGCTCATTCAACTCGCCGCCACCCTCGGGGTGGGCTGA
- a CDS encoding DUF6193 family natural product biosynthesis protein, with translation MPEAPDITTAWRYLREKTPNTRQGDPLVVNAAYAQPRLRALFPFPTHGTLRFLRTAPPRQSEEIDSLPFIVCGEPPYQVYAAGYSELLGTAATPEEAAALVVAHLPEDAGSDRS, from the coding sequence ATGCCCGAAGCGCCCGACATCACGACTGCATGGCGATACCTGCGGGAGAAAACCCCGAACACCCGCCAGGGAGATCCACTCGTCGTCAACGCGGCCTATGCCCAACCACGCCTACGCGCGCTGTTCCCGTTCCCGACGCATGGAACGCTGAGATTTCTTCGCACGGCACCACCACGGCAGTCCGAGGAGATTGATTCACTCCCATTTATCGTCTGTGGGGAGCCTCCGTATCAGGTGTACGCCGCCGGATACAGCGAGCTTCTCGGCACGGCGGCAACACCGGAAGAGGCCGCCGCACTTGTTGTCGCCCATCTCCCCGAAGATGCGGGGTCCGATCGGTCCTAA
- a CDS encoding GNAT family N-acetyltransferase, translating to MHVTEYAESAHVAGVCAVLGTLGWEQRYIDGQLGAVARLASSSDGCVYVAIADGHVIGYVSAVLARWNMLGQIHGLAVDPAARRGGVARALVTTVEDHLRSHGARGVYVDTPVNNLLGRSFYEAIGFSQDYIMSRYYAHDLDGVTYVRFY from the coding sequence GTGCACGTCACTGAGTATGCGGAAAGTGCCCATGTCGCCGGAGTGTGCGCTGTACTGGGGACGCTCGGCTGGGAGCAGCGGTACATCGACGGGCAGCTCGGCGCGGTGGCGCGACTGGCGTCCTCGTCTGACGGGTGCGTTTACGTCGCCATCGCGGATGGCCATGTGATCGGCTACGTGTCGGCGGTGCTGGCGCGTTGGAACATGCTGGGTCAGATTCACGGGCTGGCCGTGGACCCCGCCGCCCGTCGAGGCGGCGTGGCCCGAGCGCTGGTTACAACAGTCGAGGATCACCTCCGTTCGCACGGTGCCCGCGGCGTATACGTGGACACCCCGGTCAACAACCTGCTTGGCCGAAGCTTCTACGAGGCGATCGGGTTCTCGCAGGACTACATCATGAGCCGTTACTACGCTCATGATCTTGATGGCGTGACATACGTCCGGTTCTACTGA
- a CDS encoding type II toxin-antitoxin system Phd/YefM family antitoxin, with protein MRTVNFTQLRQNLAAELDRVINDAEEVVVTRSGHEPVVIVSLAEYESMKETEYLLRSPSNAAALRRSIAELEQGDTAERDLVDPATVRDVA; from the coding sequence ATGCGCACCGTGAACTTCACCCAGCTACGACAGAACCTGGCCGCCGAACTTGACCGCGTCATCAACGACGCGGAGGAAGTGGTGGTGACCCGGTCGGGACACGAGCCTGTGGTGATCGTGTCGCTCGCCGAGTACGAGTCGATGAAGGAGACCGAGTACCTCCTGCGCAGCCCGAGCAACGCCGCAGCTCTGCGCCGATCGATCGCGGAACTTGAGCAGGGCGACACGGCCGAGCGGGATCTGGTCGACCCGGCCACCGTCCGGGACGTCGCGTGA
- a CDS encoding Txe/YoeB family addiction module toxin gives MRLVFTATAWNQYLSHIDRKLVKRINDLIADVVHNEHKGTGKPEPLRGELSGFWSRRIDREHRLVYRITKNDVEIIACRYHYVDR, from the coding sequence GTGAGGCTGGTCTTCACCGCGACAGCCTGGAATCAGTACCTCAGCCACATAGACCGCAAGCTGGTCAAGCGCATCAACGACCTCATCGCGGACGTGGTACATAACGAACACAAGGGGACCGGCAAACCGGAACCCCTTCGGGGAGAGCTGTCCGGCTTCTGGTCCCGCCGGATCGATCGCGAACACCGGCTGGTGTATCGGATCACCAAGAACGACGTCGAGATCATCGCCTGCCGGTACCACTACGTCGACCGGTAG
- a CDS encoding prolyl oligopeptidase family serine peptidase → MASDEGDDPYLWLEDLDGGDAARWVRERNAETVAALAGGETFAGLRADIRQVFDSDERIPYPTWRGDGFYYDFWRDAAHPRGLWRRTTLDQYRRPEPEWDVLLDVDALAAREGENWVWSAAHCLRPGNQRVLISLSRGGADAVVVREFDLLRRSFVEDGFSVPEAKSHVCWIDEDHIFVATDFGPGSLTSSGHARIVKRWRRGTALSEAEVVYEGQFDDTEVHASHDATPGFARDFVVRFLDFYRTENYLLTAAGELVRIPVPEDARWDVHREWLVIRPRSPWTLDGVTHPAGALLATRFEAFLAGGREMTVLFRPDSRTALSSHSWTRNHLILATTVDVRSRLEVLTPGDTGWRRAPLAGVPEQDHSIVVDTDSDHSDAYLLASAGFLQPATLRLGQVGGPVETLKREPAFFDADGMAVRQFFATSADGTRVPYFVVGDPRATGVPTLLTGYGGYEVSQTPSYSGAIGRAWLTRGGTYVVANIRGGGEYGPEWHRAALRENRPRAFEDFAAVAVDLVTRGITTPEQLGIEGGSNGGLLMGVMLTRYPELFGAVVAHVPLLDMRRYHRLLAGASWMAEYGDPDREADWAYLREYSPYHNVRAGRSYPPLLLATSTRDDRVHPGHARKMAARLREYGYDVSYYENVEGGHGAAANNEQRAFLWALTLEFLWRRLTGPARSAVPRQQPSVDAGQPAPGQGRA, encoded by the coding sequence GTGGCGAGCGACGAGGGCGACGACCCGTACCTGTGGCTGGAGGACCTTGATGGCGGCGATGCCGCCCGCTGGGTGCGGGAGCGCAACGCCGAGACCGTCGCGGCGTTGGCGGGCGGCGAGACGTTCGCCGGCCTGCGGGCGGACATCCGGCAGGTGTTCGACTCCGACGAGCGCATCCCGTACCCGACCTGGCGCGGGGACGGCTTCTACTACGACTTCTGGCGGGACGCGGCGCACCCACGTGGCCTGTGGCGGCGTACGACGTTGGACCAGTACCGCCGACCCGAGCCCGAGTGGGACGTGTTGCTCGACGTCGACGCGTTGGCCGCGCGGGAGGGGGAGAACTGGGTCTGGAGCGCCGCCCACTGCCTGCGGCCCGGCAACCAGCGCGTCCTGATCAGCCTGTCCCGAGGCGGTGCCGACGCGGTGGTGGTTCGGGAGTTCGACCTGCTCCGCCGTTCGTTCGTCGAAGACGGCTTCAGCGTTCCGGAGGCCAAGAGTCACGTCTGCTGGATCGACGAGGATCACATCTTCGTCGCCACCGACTTCGGGCCCGGGTCGCTGACCAGCTCCGGTCATGCCCGGATCGTCAAGCGGTGGCGGCGCGGCACCGCGCTGTCGGAGGCCGAGGTCGTCTACGAAGGACAGTTCGACGACACGGAGGTGCACGCCTCGCACGATGCGACGCCCGGGTTCGCGCGTGACTTCGTCGTCCGGTTCCTGGACTTCTACCGTACGGAGAACTACCTGCTGACGGCGGCCGGCGAGCTGGTCCGGATTCCGGTGCCGGAGGACGCCCGGTGGGACGTACACCGGGAATGGCTGGTGATCCGGCCTCGTTCTCCCTGGACTCTCGACGGGGTGACCCATCCCGCAGGCGCGCTGCTGGCGACCCGGTTCGAGGCGTTCCTCGCCGGCGGGCGGGAGATGACGGTGCTCTTCCGGCCCGACTCCCGCACCGCCTTGAGCTCCCACTCCTGGACCCGGAATCACCTGATCCTGGCCACCACGGTCGACGTGCGGAGCCGGCTGGAGGTGTTGACGCCCGGCGACACGGGTTGGCGGCGTGCACCACTCGCGGGCGTGCCGGAGCAGGACCACAGCATCGTCGTGGACACCGATTCCGACCACAGCGACGCCTACCTACTCGCCTCGGCAGGCTTCCTCCAACCGGCGACGCTCCGGCTCGGGCAGGTCGGGGGTCCGGTCGAGACGCTCAAGCGGGAGCCGGCGTTCTTCGACGCGGACGGCATGGCGGTACGCCAGTTCTTCGCCACCTCCGCCGACGGCACGAGGGTGCCGTACTTCGTGGTCGGAGACCCCCGCGCCACCGGTGTGCCGACGCTGCTCACCGGCTACGGCGGATACGAGGTGTCGCAGACCCCGTCCTACAGCGGCGCCATCGGCCGGGCCTGGCTGACCAGGGGCGGCACGTACGTCGTGGCGAACATCCGTGGCGGCGGTGAGTACGGCCCCGAGTGGCATCGCGCCGCGCTGCGGGAGAACCGGCCCCGGGCGTTCGAGGACTTCGCGGCGGTGGCGGTCGACCTGGTGACGCGTGGCATCACCACGCCGGAGCAGCTCGGAATCGAGGGCGGCAGCAACGGCGGGCTGCTGATGGGGGTGATGCTGACCCGCTACCCGGAGCTGTTCGGCGCGGTGGTCGCCCACGTGCCGCTGCTGGACATGCGGCGGTACCACCGGCTGCTGGCCGGCGCCTCCTGGATGGCCGAGTACGGCGACCCCGACCGGGAGGCGGACTGGGCCTACCTGCGCGAGTACTCGCCGTACCACAACGTCCGCGCCGGTCGGTCGTACCCGCCGCTGCTGCTCGCCACCTCGACCCGCGACGACCGGGTGCACCCGGGGCACGCCCGCAAGATGGCGGCCCGGCTACGCGAGTACGGCTACGACGTGTCGTACTACGAGAACGTCGAAGGCGGGCATGGCGCCGCGGCGAACAACGAGCAACGGGCCTTCCTCTGGGCGTTGACGCTGGAGTTCCTGTGGCGGAGGCTGACCGGACCGGCACGTTCCGCCGTGCCGCGCCAGCAGCCGTCCGTCGATGCCGGGCAACCGGCACCTGGCCAGGGCCGGGCGTGA
- a CDS encoding LppX_LprAFG lipoprotein, whose translation MSLWKRSTVLAVTAFTALAVTACGSEPGSSDAPQQPSVLKLLASDLKGSLQKVVDTTDKAESVAVKLEGTAAGEKMSMQGVIDLGDPVKFEMTVPGEDGKPATVRMIGTTVYTQVPEAERASTGGKSWLKMDLSAVGEMAGMDVTKQFDDMDPTKQVKTLLATEGVTAVGEETVNGAATVHYTVTSPLATYLGQLDAEMRKGVEQELAKNGVKEVKIDLWVDEQYQPRRARMVMGTMSDLTIDYTDYGKPVTIETPAPADTTDLMEMLKELQDLSKES comes from the coding sequence ATGTCACTGTGGAAGAGGTCCACTGTTCTCGCGGTCACCGCGTTCACCGCGCTCGCCGTCACCGCCTGCGGCTCGGAGCCCGGTTCGTCGGATGCGCCGCAGCAGCCGAGCGTGCTGAAGCTGCTCGCCAGTGATCTCAAGGGCTCGTTGCAGAAGGTGGTCGACACCACCGACAAGGCCGAGTCCGTGGCCGTGAAGCTGGAGGGCACAGCCGCCGGCGAGAAGATGTCGATGCAGGGCGTCATCGACCTGGGCGACCCGGTCAAGTTCGAGATGACGGTGCCGGGCGAGGACGGCAAGCCGGCAACGGTCCGGATGATCGGCACCACGGTGTACACCCAGGTGCCGGAGGCGGAACGGGCGAGCACCGGCGGCAAGAGCTGGCTCAAGATGGACCTGTCCGCCGTGGGTGAGATGGCGGGGATGGACGTCACCAAGCAGTTCGACGACATGGACCCGACCAAGCAGGTCAAGACGCTGCTCGCCACCGAGGGGGTCACCGCCGTCGGTGAGGAGACGGTGAACGGGGCGGCCACGGTCCACTACACCGTCACCTCTCCGCTGGCCACCTACCTCGGTCAGCTCGACGCGGAGATGCGCAAGGGCGTCGAGCAGGAACTGGCCAAGAACGGCGTCAAGGAGGTCAAGATCGACCTCTGGGTCGACGAGCAGTACCAGCCGCGTCGGGCGCGCATGGTCATGGGCACGATGAGCGACCTGACGATCGACTACACCGACTACGGCAAGCCGGTCACCATCGAGACGCCGGCTCCGGCGGACACCACCGACCTGATGGAGATGTTGAAGGAGTTGCAGGACCTGTCCAAGGAATCCTGA
- a CDS encoding SDR family NAD(P)-dependent oxidoreductase has translation MRTWLITGASRGLGRAFTEAALAAGDRVVGVARDVGPLDDLIAATDGRLVAYPLDVADRAAVLAGVRRATDELGRLDVVVNNAGGALLGMVEEVTEEEARAHLDVNFFGALWVSQAVLPVLREQGSGHLLQVSSLGASGGFASTGLYSAGKAALDAVSDAIAMEVESFGVRVTILSPGGYETELFTRGLTQAAPHPAYDPLRTQLNEMWSAAEDFDPALAADVVMRVVALPDPPKRIILGGVAFDLTREMESARAAEYARWEELSRLGDRPSPRHGQ, from the coding sequence ATGCGAACCTGGCTCATCACCGGTGCCTCCCGTGGCCTCGGTCGCGCGTTCACCGAGGCCGCACTCGCGGCCGGGGACCGAGTGGTCGGCGTCGCGCGGGACGTCGGTCCGCTCGACGACCTGATCGCCGCAACGGACGGCCGTCTCGTCGCCTACCCTCTCGACGTCGCCGACCGCGCCGCCGTCCTCGCCGGGGTGCGGCGGGCGACCGACGAACTCGGACGGCTCGACGTCGTGGTCAACAATGCCGGCGGCGCGCTGCTCGGCATGGTCGAGGAGGTCACCGAGGAAGAGGCCCGCGCGCACCTCGACGTGAACTTCTTCGGCGCGCTCTGGGTCAGCCAGGCCGTGCTGCCGGTCCTACGCGAACAGGGCAGCGGGCACCTGTTGCAGGTCTCGTCGCTGGGGGCCTCCGGGGGATTCGCCTCGACAGGTCTCTACAGCGCGGGCAAGGCGGCCCTCGACGCCGTCAGCGACGCCATCGCGATGGAGGTCGAGTCGTTCGGGGTCCGGGTCACCATCCTGAGCCCCGGTGGCTACGAGACCGAACTGTTCACCAGGGGGCTCACCCAGGCCGCACCCCACCCGGCGTACGACCCGCTGCGTACGCAACTGAACGAGATGTGGAGCGCGGCCGAGGACTTCGATCCGGCGCTCGCCGCGGACGTGGTCATGCGGGTGGTGGCACTGCCCGACCCACCGAAGCGGATCATCCTGGGCGGTGTGGCGTTCGACCTGACCCGCGAGATGGAATCGGCACGCGCCGCCGAGTACGCGCGCTGGGAGGAACTCAGCCGCCTCGGCGACCGTCCCAGCCCGCGCCACGGGCAGTGA
- a CDS encoding TetR/AcrR family transcriptional regulator, whose protein sequence is MPPDAARRSDRSRLAILAAARDLVVEVGYPRVSIEAIARRAGVGKQTIYRWWPSKGAVVFDAVRALSEDEAGVITLPDTGDLEADLKTVLRATAVEFTDPTLSALLRALYAEIAVDPELATLYQEKVERPLTEAKLDRLRSAQRAGQFDPDADLALCLDFLYAPFTQRWLSRTGPLDDAYADALVEATLRAFAPTARG, encoded by the coding sequence ATGCCGCCCGATGCCGCCCGCCGAAGTGACCGGTCCCGCCTGGCGATCCTGGCCGCCGCCCGCGATCTCGTCGTCGAGGTCGGTTATCCCCGGGTGTCGATCGAGGCCATCGCGCGCCGGGCCGGCGTCGGCAAGCAGACCATCTACCGCTGGTGGCCGTCGAAGGGCGCGGTGGTGTTCGACGCCGTACGCGCGTTGAGCGAGGACGAGGCCGGCGTCATCACCCTGCCCGACACCGGCGACCTGGAAGCCGACCTGAAGACGGTGCTGCGGGCCACCGCCGTGGAGTTCACCGACCCGACCCTGTCAGCCCTGCTGCGCGCCCTGTACGCCGAGATCGCGGTGGACCCGGAGCTGGCCACCCTCTACCAGGAGAAGGTCGAACGCCCCCTCACCGAGGCCAAGCTCGACCGACTGCGCTCCGCCCAGCGCGCCGGCCAATTCGACCCGGACGCGGACCTCGCCCTATGCCTCGACTTCCTCTACGCCCCGTTCACCCAACGCTGGCTGAGCCGGACCGGGCCGCTCGACGACGCCTACGCCGACGCGCTGGTCGAGGCCACCCTGCGAGCCTTCGCCCCCACCGCTCGTGGCTAG
- a CDS encoding GNAT family N-acetyltransferase, which translates to MATLRFAPMTEEQYDRYRQQAEGRYARNIAASGAMPLPEAQEKSRRDHETLLPDGLNSTDHHLWIAYDGDTEVGMLWLHVEQKSDGLHAFVFDIEVRQDVRRRGYGRAILKTAEEWCRARNVVSVGLSVFGFNLAARSLYEQMGFETTSLQMRKHL; encoded by the coding sequence ATGGCAACGCTGAGGTTCGCGCCGATGACCGAGGAGCAGTACGACCGGTACCGGCAGCAGGCGGAGGGCAGGTACGCGCGGAACATCGCGGCCTCCGGCGCCATGCCGCTGCCGGAGGCCCAGGAGAAGTCACGCCGGGACCACGAGACGCTGCTGCCCGACGGCCTGAACTCGACGGACCACCATCTCTGGATCGCGTACGACGGCGACACCGAGGTCGGCATGTTGTGGCTGCACGTGGAACAGAAGTCGGACGGCCTGCACGCCTTCGTGTTCGACATCGAGGTGCGCCAGGACGTGCGCCGGAGGGGCTACGGACGCGCGATCCTCAAGACCGCTGAGGAGTGGTGCCGGGCGCGGAACGTCGTCTCCGTCGGCCTGAGCGTGTTCGGGTTCAACCTTGCCGCCCGCAGCCTGTACGAGCAGATGGGCTTCGAGACCACCTCCCTTCAGATGCGTAAGCACCTGTAG
- a CDS encoding L-threonylcarbamoyladenylate synthase: MPAASGVAEAAAVLRSGGLVAFPTETVYGLGANALDARAAARIFKAKARPSFDPLITHLADVEDLATLVGALPATVAALAERFWPGPLTLIVDRPPAVPPIVTSGLETMAVRVPDHPVARELIRRAGLPVAAPSANRFGMLSPTRAEHVVAGLGDAVDLILDGGPTRCGIESTIVDARGDQPVVLRLGSLPVEALVEAVGPVSVRPGSSGQPVAPGTLAAHYAPRTPLRLVDAPAPTRPDDGTRGYLAFREAPERAYGAVEVLAPDGDLTGAAARLFDALHRLDATGVREIVAERVPDAGLGRAINDRLRRAAATWQTSG, from the coding sequence CTGCCGGCGGCCAGCGGGGTGGCCGAGGCCGCCGCCGTCCTGCGGTCCGGCGGGCTGGTCGCCTTCCCCACCGAGACCGTGTACGGCCTGGGCGCGAACGCGCTCGACGCGCGGGCGGCGGCCCGGATCTTCAAGGCGAAGGCCCGGCCCAGCTTCGACCCGCTGATCACCCACCTCGCCGACGTCGAGGACCTGGCCACGCTGGTCGGCGCGCTGCCGGCGACCGTGGCCGCGCTGGCCGAGCGGTTCTGGCCCGGCCCGCTGACGCTGATCGTGGACCGGCCGCCGGCCGTACCGCCGATCGTCACCTCCGGGCTGGAGACGATGGCCGTCCGGGTGCCGGACCACCCGGTGGCCCGGGAGCTGATCCGCCGGGCCGGGTTGCCGGTGGCCGCGCCGAGCGCGAACCGGTTCGGCATGCTCAGCCCGACCCGGGCCGAGCACGTGGTGGCCGGGTTGGGCGACGCGGTGGACCTGATCCTCGACGGCGGGCCGACCCGGTGCGGCATCGAGTCCACGATCGTCGACGCGCGCGGCGATCAGCCGGTGGTGCTGCGGCTCGGGTCGCTGCCGGTGGAGGCGCTGGTCGAGGCGGTCGGTCCGGTCAGCGTACGACCGGGCAGTTCCGGGCAGCCGGTCGCGCCCGGCACCCTGGCCGCGCACTACGCGCCCCGGACCCCGCTGCGGCTGGTCGACGCACCGGCCCCGACCCGGCCGGACGACGGTACGCGGGGGTATCTCGCCTTCCGCGAGGCGCCCGAGAGGGCGTACGGGGCGGTGGAGGTGCTCGCCCCCGACGGCGACCTGACCGGCGCGGCAGCCCGGCTCTTCGACGCCCTGCACCGGCTCGACGCGACCGGGGTGCGCGAGATCGTCGCCGAGCGGGTGCCGGATGCCGGCCTCGGACGGGCGATCAACGACCGGCTGCGGCGGGCTGCCGCCACCTGGCAAACGTCTGGATAG